CCGGAGAAAAGGCGTTCCTGGACGGTCAAGCCGGAATAATGGCGGCGGCGCTTGAGGAAGGGATACCCTGTCCCGTCTGCGGCTCGATAAGCCATCCGCGTAAGGCTCACAGCGCGGCGGACATCCCCACAGAGAGGGATAGGGCGAGGCTGAAAGCGGACGCGCAGTCCAAACGCGCTGCGATGGAAAAGGCAAGCGGGGACACGGCGGCGGCCCGCTCCGCGCTGGACACACAGTGCGCCTTCATCCGCTCCGACGCGGCAAGGCTGCTGGAGGGCATACAGTCCGATGCTGAGCTGACGCTCCTGCGGGACGCGGCGCGGCGAAGCTACGGGGAGCTGTCATCGCGCCTTGAGCAGGCAAAGGAGCGGCTGACGCAAGCGAAAAGGCAGTCCGAGGAGAAAAAGACCGCCAAGGCGGAGCTGGACGGAGTACTGCTTACTCTTGCGCAGACAGAGAGCACCCTCGTGTCCCTCAGCAAGGAGAGCGCGGACATTTCGGCGGCGCTGGGTGAGCAGAACGGCAGGAGGGCCGCGCTGTCCGGCACGCTTGAATATCCCTCAAAGGAAAAGGCGCTGGAGGAACGCTCCGTCCTGTCGGCAAGGCTTGAAAAGAGCAGGCGGGAGCTGAGGGAGGCGGAGGAAAAGCACCGCGCTTCCGTATCCCTGCGCGAGGGGAACGGTGCAAGGCAGGGGGAATGGGAAAAGCGTCTGTCCAAGGCGCGGGAGGACGCGGTCAAGGCCGAAGGGGATTACAGGGACGCGCTGTCCCAAAACGGCTTCTGGGACGAGGAGGACTACCTGTCGTCCCTTATGGGCGAGGAGGAAATCCGAAGCGCCGAGGACGGGATAAACGCTTTCAGACTGGACATGAGCACGGCTCAGTCCGAGCAAGCCCGACTTGTGTCCGCTACCTCGGGCAAGGAAAGGGCTGATATGTCCGAGCTTGAGGAGCGGCGGGAGGAATGCTCCGCCAAGCGTGTACAGGCGGAGAAGGAGCTGAGCGAAGTCCGTCCGCGACTGAGCCTGAACGGCTCTCTGCTGGAGCAGATACACAAGTCCGAGGAGGACAGGGAGGTTAAGGAGGGCGAGTACGTCGCGGTGCGTCAGCTGTCCAAAACTGCAAACGGGGACTTGACGGGCAGAGCGCGAATAGCCTTCGAGCAGTATGTCCAGGCGGAGTATTTCGGTCACATCATAACACAGGCGAACAAACGCCTGAAGCTGATGACGGACGGGCGCTTCGAGCTGTGCCACAGGCTGGACCCCTCCTCCCTGCGTCAGTCCGCCGGACTGGAGCTGGACGTGCTGGACAGCTACACGGGCAAGGTGCGGCAGGTGAAGTCCCTGTCGGGCGGGGAGTGCTTCAAGGCCTCCCTTTCGCTGGCGCTGGGACTGTCCGACGTGGTGCAGAGCTACGCGGGCGGGGTGGAGATAGACGCCATGTTCATAGACGAGGGCTTCGGCTCGCTGGATGCCCAGTCCTTAGAGCAGGCGCTGCGCATCCTGGACGCCCTGGCGTCCGGCAACCGGCTGGTGGGCATAATATCCCACGTGGCGGAGCTGAAGGAACGCATTGAAAAGCAGATAGTGGTAAGTAAGTCCCCAAGCGGGAGCAAGATAATGGTTAGAGGTTAGATAATAGGAGAACACGGGAAGCGAGGAAACATAGGGGTGAGATGCCTTCGCCCGCGCTCTGTTCTTCCACCCAATAAATCCTATCGCTCCCACCCCGTCGTAGGGGCGGATTCCATATCCGCCCGCGCTCTTTTAACATAATAAAGGCAGGACTACAGATGTTCTATCTGCAATCCTGCCTTTTTTATATACACTATCGGGTTGGACACGACGCGTCGTGTCCCTACACCATTGATTGTAAAGGGTTAAACCGGGCGAACGCAGTTCACCCCTACGTTTATCCACCCCTGCGTTATCGTGTGGCATGACGCTG
This genomic interval from Patescibacteria group bacterium contains the following:
- a CDS encoding SbcC/MukB-like Walker B domain-containing protein; this translates as TSLLGIDRSQFKQIAMIAQGEFQRLLLAGSAERVAIYRAVFGTGLYQRVQLSLRDMERASRLECENASRRTLQYIGQIRCPDGGECEELIKLRDGGEIHTAPQVSELLEELCVRDREREKVQTAFREEWDKNEKSLLRQIEQAKTINADFDALETVCARLTELSARLEEISQTEKRLARARLALYRVSPTVKELRRVLGEERTAQTELEGLRKSASLLAQEEARLGAELEVHRQGEGKREALSQSVDRITRSLDSYKQLEELDDGIEKLSLRLKAAEDKIKSLTSQRQVQAAKRDTLSGFVESLAGAEETAARLEETVKSVSAARDEITALGGNLKKAIEARDALDGLTSAYLKSKVEWEAAEEKYNAGEKAFLDGQAGIMAAALEEGIPCPVCGSISHPRKAHSAADIPTERDRARLKADAQSKRAAMEKASGDTAAARSALDTQCAFIRSDAARLLEGIQSDAELTLLRDAARRSYGELSSRLEQAKERLTQAKRQSEEKKTAKAELDGVLLTLAQTESTLVSLSKESADISAALGEQNGRRAALSGTLEYPSKEKALEERSVLSARLEKSRRELREAEEKHRASVSLREGNGARQGEWEKRLSKAREDAVKAEGDYRDALSQNGFWDEEDYLSSLMGEEEIRSAEDGINAFRLDMSTAQSEQARLVSATSGKERADMSELEERREECSAKRVQAEKELSEVRPRLSLNGSLLEQIHKSEEDREVKEGEYVAVRQLSKTANGDLTGRARIAFEQYVQAEYFGHIITQANKRLKLMTDGRFELCHRLDPSSLRQSAGLELDVLDSYTGKVRQVKSLSGGECFKASLSLALGLSDVVQSYAGGVEIDAMFIDEGFGSLDAQSLEQALRILDALASGNRLVGIISHVAELKERIEKQIVVSKSPSGSKIMVRG